The DNA window gatcgtttgactttttatataaaaaaccaaacaataataACCCTGATCGTCTCCGAGAGGGGATCGATCTCTAATGCTTTTTTTCAggctgcaagcctgcaacaCTAACAAGCATGTAGCTGTACTGTCTGAGAAAGAAGTATGTGAAAGATTGGCGAGTTGTTTCAAAAGTTAGCCCTCGTTTCCttatttagtttccaaaaacttttctcaaaaacatcacatcaaaaacattaaatatacatgaacactaaaaacaaattatatagtcatgcataaaatcatgagacgaatattttgagcctaattagtacgtgattagctataagtgctacaataatcaatatgtggtaatgacagattaattagattcaaaagtttcatgtcgtggttttcaggcggaatctgaaatttattttataattagattacGTTTTGTGTCCAATTATTTACGATATCAATGTGTAAGCTAAGTTATATTCTATAGAGAAGAAACATGCTGTTGCTGATGGAGTGGAGTAAGATGAACAATACTGGTACAAGTTGAATAGGTTTCCATTTCCCTGGGACGGTCAGTGGAAATGTGAGCACACCGATTTGGCATATCTTGGGTTGGTGCAACATTTTGTCCTTGGATTCAATAAACAAAGTGATAGTGCTTCTTTGTATTGTATACGCGCACATGGCAACATAAATATTCTGAAATATTTTACTACTTAGTATTGTATAGTATAGTTAACTAGTCCTAGGTGATGGTGGTAAAGCAGCTTTAAATTTGGTCtcgaaaagaaaaaccaaaccaaacctaTGACATGACAGGCGATCGCTGAGCCAGCGAGAGAGTCTGCTTAACCAGTAACCACCTAACCTATGGCTGCCACGCCGGAGGAATCCGGCCACCTCCCATGGCCGGAGCCGCCTGCTTCCTCGGCCTTCGACGACGACATGGTCCTCCCCTACATCTCCCGCCTCCTCATGGAGGACGACGTCCAAGACCACTTCTTTTACCAGTATCCCGACCACCCGGCACTCCTCCATGTCCAGCAGCCCTTCGCCCAGATCCttgcttcctcttcttcttcctcctcctcctgctccggcggcagcggcggctcgtcgtcctcctccgccgatGCCCCGCCCAGCAGGACCTTGTTCGACGACGAGGTGGCGGCCAAGACAGCGACTTTCCCCACTGCTCAGGTTAACAGCGTTGACCAGGCCGCAACAAGCTATGGACTCTTGGGTGCCGGCTCTGACATGCTCAACATGGCGTTCCTCAAGGGCATGGAGGAGGCCAACAGGTTCTTGCCCACCACCAACGGCAGCCAGAGACTCCTCATGTTGGGCCAAGGGGAGTTGGTTACTCATGGCGGACGGAAAGACAGGGACGACTCGGAGGTAGGCGCAGGCAGGGCCGCCAAACTGATGGCACCGGAGccggagctggaggaggaaggcgcAAGCGAGATGTTCGACGAAATGATGCTCCAGCAACACGAGATTTGCATGAAGGGGGTGAAGCAGCTGAGCGTCAGCACGGGCAGTGAGACGGGGAAGAAGGCCAAGCCCAGGACgaagagcagcagcaaggaAGGGGGAGGCGAGAAGAGGCCGCGGGGGCGACGCAGTACGATCCACACCGAGACGGTGGACCTGCACAACTTGCTGCTCCAGTGCGCGCAGGCGGTCACGACGGACGACCGCCGGAGCGCGCACGAGCTGCTGAGGCAGATCAAGCAGCACTCGTCGCCGTGGGGAGACGCGGCGCAGAGGCTGGCACACTGCTTCGCGCAGGGGCTGGAGGCCCGGCTGGCCGGCACCGGGAGCCAAGTGTACCAGTCGCTCATGTCGAGACGCACCTCCGTGGTTGACTTCCTCAAGGCGTACCGGCTGTACATGGAGGCCTGCTGCTGCAAGAAGGTGGCCTTCGTCTTCTCCAACAAGACCATCtacgacgccgtcgccgggaggAGCCGCCTCCACATCGTCGACTACGGCCTCAGCTACGGGTTCCAGTGGCCGGGCTTGCTCCGCGAGCTGGCGGCCAGGACGGGCGGCCCGCCGGAGGTGAGGATCACCGGCATTGACCTACCCCAGCCTGGGTTTCATGCGACCCAGCACATCGACGAGACGGGGCGGCGGCTCGCCAAGTACGCCGACGAGCTCGGTGTCCCGTTCAAGTTCCAGGGCATCGCGGCGACAAAGAAGGAGAGCGTGCGGCTGGAAGACCTCGAGACGGAAGCAGACGAGGTGCTGGTGGTGATCAGTCTGTGCCAATTCAGGAACGTGATGGACGAGAGCGTGTCCCcggcggaggagaggcggaTGAGCCCGAGGGACGAGGTGCTGAGCAACATCCGCAGGATGCGGCCGGACGTGTTCATCCACGGGATCATGAACGGCGGCTATGGCGCGACCTACTTCCTGACGCGCTTCCGGGAGGCTCTCTTCTACTACGCGGCGCAGTTCGACCTGCTggaggcgacggtggcgcgggaCAGCCACGAGCGGATGCTGGTGGAGCGCGACATCTTCGGCCGCGCGGCGGTGAACGTGATCGCCTGCGAGGGCGCGGAGCGGGTGGAGCGGCCGGAGACGTACAAGCAGTGGCAGGCGAGGAACCAGCGCGCCGGCCTGACGCAGCTGCCGTTGAATCCCAAGGTGGTGACGCTGGTGCTGGACAAGATCAGGGACAGGTACCACAAGGATTTCGTGGTGGACCAGGACCACCGCTGGCTTCTGCACCGCTGGAAGGGCAGGGTGCTCTACGCCCTCTCCACTTGGGTTGCACTAACCTAGGCAGCTACCTTCCATTTTCATGGGCATCTCATTTTTTGATCGTGCTGACCACTGTCTCACTTACTGTTTCCTACTACTAGTTGTTGTTAGTTAATCATGGCTGCATAAACACGAGAATGGGACTGGTCTatggataaataaaaatgttgatTGCTTGATTAAGCAAAGCAGATCCTTTCTTGTTTGTTGATCGAATCCAATCGATGGTTCCAAGTTCTTACCAACaaggcgagcggcggccggaaCATCATGGCTCAATAAACAAGCATTGCCATTTTCCACTACGACACGACATCCATGGCGCCCCACTCACCTTCGCACTCGGAGGAGCAGCGCCACCTGCTTCAGCTCCGCCGCATTCtcatggaggaagaagaggaccATGCCTATGGTGATCACCCCGCTCTCCTTCACGTCCAGCAGCCCTTCGCCCaaatcctctcctcctcctccacctccacctccacctccttgTTGCCGGAGGATAACAATGGGGTCGTCTCGGCCAACCTGCTTGTCAACACGGACGACTACAACCCAGACATGTTCAGGGCTGCCTTCTTCAAGGGCATGGACGACGCCGGCAAGTTTCTGCCCACCCCTCCCAAGGAGAAAGCCGCAAGGGGCCACGGCGTTGAGGACGAGCTGGATGTTTGCAGGGCGCCAACCaaagtggcggcggtggaagcCGATACCAACGAGATGTTGGACCAAATGATGCTCCACGGCTTTGCCATCCCTATGGAGGAGAAGGCCAGCATGAACAAGTGCAACAAGAAcaaggaggcggaggcggttgACCTGCACACGCTGCTGCTCCATTGTGCCAAGGCGGTGGTGGACGAACGCCGGAGCGCGGCTGAGCTGCTGGAGCAGATCAGGCAGCATGCCTCGCCCACCGGGGATGCCGTGCAGCGCCTTGGCCATTGTTTTGCCAAGGGGCTGGAGGCCCGGTTGTCGGGCACGGGGATCCATGCGTACCGGTCGCTCGCCGCAACGCGGACATCAACGGCAGACTTCCTCAAGGCCTACCAGCTCTTCATGTCCACCTGTTGCTTCAGAAAGGTGGCCTTCACCTTCGCCAACAAGGCCATCTTCAATGCTGCAGCTGGAAGAAGCCGGCTGCACATCGTGGATTATGGCCTCCATCACGGCTTCCAGTGGCCGGAGCTGCTGCAGTGGCTAGGGGAAAGAGAGGGTGGCCCGCCGGTGGTCAGGATCACCCACATTGATCTCCCACAGAGCGGGTTCCGACCAGCAAAGCACATGGAGGAGATGGGTACTCGGCTCAGCCGCTGTGCCCATCAGTTCGGTGTGCCATTCGAGTTCCGTCTTATCGTGGCACCACAGTGGCAGAGCGTGTGCGTCGATGATATCAACATGGAGCCTGATGAGGTGCTCACCGTCAATGACCTCTTCAATTTCAGGACCTTAATGGACGAGAGTGTTGTGATAGACAGCAAGAGCCCCAGAGACATTGTCCTCAGCAACATCGCCAAGATGCGGCCGGACGTGTTCGTCCATGGCACCGTGAATGGATCCCATGGCATCACCTTCTTGTCACGCTTCCGAGAGGCTCTCTTCTACCACTCTGCCATGTTTGACATGCTCGACGCGACGATGCCACGGGAGAGCCAACTGCGGCTGGTGCTGGAGCAGGACATCCTTGGGTGGGTCGCCTTGAATGCCATTGCTTGCGAAGGCGAGGACCGGGTGGAGCGTGGGGAGACATACAAGCAGTGGCAGGTCAGGAACCAAAGGGCAGGCCTGAGGCAGCTGCCGTTGAACAGGGAGACTCTTGTCATGGTTACCAATATGGTTAAGAAACATTACCACAAGGATTTTGTCATTGAGGAAGATCAACAGTGGCTTCTTCAGGGGTGGAAGGGCCGAATCCTCTTTGCCCACTCTACATGGGTAGCAAAATGACTAGTCTAGCTCCTCGCTGCTACAATTCCCTCCACGATGGCAGATATATTCcattcaaaagaaatattttatggaTTACTGTGTGTTACTGCgtgaaagaaaataattatagctGTGTGAGTAAGCACTGTATTCTTATTGTTCTGAAATTTTTGCAAGGATAGTCATATATTGAACAGGTAGTAAatagtaagaaaaaaacaaggaaTATATATTACCTTGTCTTCATTATCCAAGTGACCTTGGGATCTTCTCCACTTGTTTGTCTTGTTTATGCTAGGTTGTTGGAATAATCTCCACATTATGTTTGTAGTCACTGagcaaggtttttttttagctCATGGTGATATTATGAGCAAAGGGTACCACCATTGAATGATCATCCACCCATGGGCAACCCAGAGGATTTCTTTTGGGAGGCCCTCCTGAAGGAGAACGAAGCACCATCCCCACCACCTGTCTTCTTTGAAGCACCAACGCCCCTCACCAACAGAGATGGCGAGGATCCCTCCTTGTTGGATAACCAACTTCTGTCCTACATCTCGCGTATGCTCATGGAGGACGAGACaggttctgctgctgctgccaagTTGCAGCGTGTCGACAGGGGCAGCACAGAGGACTTGTTGCCAGGCACTGAAGTGGTGAGGGCGTTCTTGAAGGGCATGGAAGAGGCCAGCAAGTTCTTGCCCAGAAACAACGGCTTCGGAAGTGAGGAGACGGTGCAAGGTCATGGCATGGGACGAAGGAAGAAAAACCATGACAGggatgagcagcagcagcagctggaggAGGAAGTGGGGAGTAGCAGTAAATTAGCTGCTTTGACGAttgcagcggcggaggcgactGGTGCCCGCGAGATGCTGGATGAACTGATGCTGCACGGGCACGAGACATGCATCAAGGACATGGAGAAGCTGCGGGTTGACATGGACAAGGAAGCGGAGaagaagagcagcagcagcaaggtgGTGGACCTACGGATGCTGCTGATCCGACAGCCAGCAGTGTGCAGGGCAGGTGCTAAAGAAGATCAGGCAGCACTcgtcggcgacgggcgacgccATGCAGCGGGTGGCTCACTGCTTCGCCAAGGGGCTGGAGGCACGGCTCGACGGCAGCGGGAGGCAGCTGTATCAGAGCCGGTGGCGCATGTCGCTGGTGGAGTACCTCAAGGTGTACAAGCTCTACATGTCGGCCTGCAGCTTCAAGAAGGTGGCGCTCCTCTTCGCCGCCATGACGATCATGCATGCCGTCCAAGGGAAGCAGAAGCTGCACATCGTCGATTACGGCGGACTGCGGGCTGCATTGGCCGGACCTGTTCCGCCGGCTGGGAAGCCGGGAGGGCGGGCCGCCGGAGGTGAGGATCACCATCGTCGACATCCCCCAGCCTGGGTTCCGTCCAGCCCAGAGGATCGAGGCATCAGGACGCTGTCTCAGCAGCTGCGCCAAAGAGCTGGGTGTCCCGTTCAGATTCCAAGCTGTCGCGGCGGCCAAGTGGGAGACCGTTGGTGCCGATGACCTGCACATCGATCCCGACGAGGTGCTGGTCGTCAATGACCTCCTCAGTTTCAGTGTGCTCATGGACGAGAGCGTCTTCTCGGAGGGGCCAAGTCCCAGGGACGTTGCACTCCGTAACATCGGCAGGATGCGGGCAGACGTGGTGTTCATCCAGGGCATCGCCAATGCCAACCACGGCGCTTCCTTCCTGTCAAGATTCCGTGGCGCG is part of the Oryza brachyantha chromosome 11, ObraRS2, whole genome shotgun sequence genome and encodes:
- the LOC102707078 gene encoding scarecrow-like protein 33, with product MAPHSPSHSEEQRHLLQLRRILMEEEEDHAYGDHPALLHVQQPFAQILSSSSTSTSTSLLPEDNNGVVSANLLVNTDDYNPDMFRAAFFKGMDDAGKFLPTPPKEKAARGHGVEDELDVCRAPTKVAAVEADTNEMLDQMMLHGFAIPMEEKASMNKCNKNKEAEAVDLHTLLLHCAKAVVDERRSAAELLEQIRQHASPTGDAVQRLGHCFAKGLEARLSGTGIHAYRSLAATRTSTADFLKAYQLFMSTCCFRKVAFTFANKAIFNAAAGRSRLHIVDYGLHHGFQWPELLQWLGEREGGPPVVRITHIDLPQSGFRPAKHMEEMGTRLSRCAHQFGVPFEFRLIVAPQWQSVCVDDINMEPDEVLTVNDLFNFRTLMDESVVIDSKSPRDIVLSNIAKMRPDVFVHGTVNGSHGITFLSRFREALFYHSAMFDMLDATMPRESQLRLVLEQDILGWVALNAIACEGEDRVERGETYKQWQVRNQRAGLRQLPLNRETLVMVTNMVKKHYHKDFVIEEDQQWLLQGWKGRILFAHSTWVAK
- the LOC102706800 gene encoding scarecrow-like protein 9, coding for MAATPEESGHLPWPEPPASSAFDDDMVLPYISRLLMEDDVQDHFFYQYPDHPALLHVQQPFAQILASSSSSSSSCSGGSGGSSSSSADAPPSRTLFDDEVAAKTATFPTAQVNSVDQAATSYGLLGAGSDMLNMAFLKGMEEANRFLPTTNGSQRLLMLGQGELVTHGGRKDRDDSEVGAGRAAKLMAPEPELEEEGASEMFDEMMLQQHEICMKGVKQLSVSTGSETGKKAKPRTKSSSKEGGGEKRPRGRRSTIHTETVDLHNLLLQCAQAVTTDDRRSAHELLRQIKQHSSPWGDAAQRLAHCFAQGLEARLAGTGSQVYQSLMSRRTSVVDFLKAYRLYMEACCCKKVAFVFSNKTIYDAVAGRSRLHIVDYGLSYGFQWPGLLRELAARTGGPPEVRITGIDLPQPGFHATQHIDETGRRLAKYADELGVPFKFQGIAATKKESVRLEDLETEADEVLVVISLCQFRNVMDESVSPAEERRMSPRDEVLSNIRRMRPDVFIHGIMNGGYGATYFLTRFREALFYYAAQFDLLEATVARDSHERMLVERDIFGRAAVNVIACEGAERVERPETYKQWQARNQRAGLTQLPLNPKVVTLVLDKIRDRYHKDFVVDQDHRWLLHRWKGRVLYALSTWVALT
- the LOC102707356 gene encoding scarecrow-like protein 34, with amino-acid sequence MGNPEDFFWEALLKENEAPSPPPVFFEAPTPLTNRDGEDPSLLDNQLLSYISRMLMEDETGSAAAAKLQRVDRGSTEDLLPGTEVVRAFLKGMEEASKFLPRNNGFGSEETVQGHGMGRRKKNHDRDEQQQQLEEEVGSSSKLAALTIAAAEATGAREMLDELMLHGHETCIKDMEKLRVDMDKEAEKKSSSSKVVDLRMLLIRQPAVCRAGAKEDQAALVGDGRRHAAGGSLLRQGAGGTARRQREAAVSEPVAHGSRSCTSSITADCGLHWPDLFRRLGSREGGPPEVRITIVDIPQPGFRPAQRIEASGRCLSSCAKELGVPFRFQAVAAAKWETVGADDLHIDPDEVLVVNDLLSFSVLMDESVFSEGPSPRDVALRNIGRMRADVVFIQGIANANHGASFLSRFRGALLYYSALPGGAP